The following is a genomic window from Paenibacillus sp. FSL R5-0766.
GGGCTCAATTACGGTCTAAAGATTGGTTTCGTTACAGATTATGTTTATAATAGGGGTGATCGACATATGTAAATAAATATATAATATTGATTGGAGGAGAAACGATGAAACAGGCACCGAGAAAGTATGCAAATTACATTCCGATTCGGGAACTGGAGACTTTGGAAGAGAGGTTATCTCCCTTCAAGGTGTATGCAGAACTTCGTGACAACACTCCAGTCCGATATGATGAACATCGAGAATGTTGGGATGTTTTCGGGTATGAAGATGTGAAGTACGTTCTGAAAAATCCGAAGCTGTTCTCTTCTGCACGTGATCGTGCCAATACGAGCATGTTGACGACAGACCCTCCCAAACACAAACAGCTGCGTGATCTGGTGAACCAGGCGTTTACACCCAAGGCCATTGAAGCGTTGGCTCCGCGTATTCAGGAAATCACAGATGAGTTAATTGTTCCACACCTGTCAGAAGGATATATGGAACTTATTGATGACCTTGCAACACCATTGCCCGTCATTGTCATTGCGGAATTGATCGGAGTCCCCGCGGCGGATCGTCAAAAGTTCAAGGACTGGTCTGATGTGTTGGTGAAAGGCGCGCGTGACGATAGTGAGCAGGCCTTCCAGGAGTTATTGGAGGAGAAAAAAAGAAATATGCAGGAGTTGCATATCTATTTCACTGGCATTTTGGAAGAACGTCGGTTGCAGCCAAAGGATGATCTGATCTCATTACTGCTTGCTGCGGAGATTGATGATCATAAATTGACTTCAGATGAAGTGGTAGGTTTCTGTATTCTCTTACTTGCTGCAGGTAATGAAACAACAACCAACCTGATTACCAATGCGGTTCGTATTCTGTCTGAACAACCCGAGCTACAACAGGAGTTGCGCGAACATCCTGAACAGATTATTTCTGCGATTGAAGAGACGCTGAGATATTATCCGCCAATTGTCGCGATTGGGCGGGTCGCCAAGGAAACTGTTGAGTTGAATGGTCAGATGATTCAAGCTGGAGAGCAGGTGATTTCCTGGGTTGGAGCCGCCAATCGGGACAGTGCCCAATTTGAAAACCCGGATGATTTCATCTCTGATCGCAAGCCGAACCGGCATATGGGCTTTGGTTTTGGCATTCATTTTTGTTTGGGTGCACCACTCGCTCGTTTGGAGGCAAGGGTAGTTCTTCATACATTGCTTCAGCACATGGGAAACATTCAACTTGTGCCGGGAACGGCTCTGCAACCGATACAAAGTGCTTTTGTATATGGTG
Proteins encoded in this region:
- a CDS encoding cytochrome P450 — translated: MKQAPRKYANYIPIRELETLEERLSPFKVYAELRDNTPVRYDEHRECWDVFGYEDVKYVLKNPKLFSSARDRANTSMLTTDPPKHKQLRDLVNQAFTPKAIEALAPRIQEITDELIVPHLSEGYMELIDDLATPLPVIVIAELIGVPAADRQKFKDWSDVLVKGARDDSEQAFQELLEEKKRNMQELHIYFTGILEERRLQPKDDLISLLLAAEIDDHKLTSDEVVGFCILLLAAGNETTTNLITNAVRILSEQPELQQELREHPEQIISAIEETLRYYPPIVAIGRVAKETVELNGQMIQAGEQVISWVGAANRDSAQFENPDDFISDRKPNRHMGFGFGIHFCLGAPLARLEARVVLHTLLQHMGNIQLVPGTALQPIQSAFVYGVKHYPIQFNLINK